A window of the Mesotoga prima MesG1.Ag.4.2 genome harbors these coding sequences:
- a CDS encoding CRISPR-associated protein produces MGRQRRVITNVGGTIWFNLKKMYASPDSELSSSAIVSYLRKMSEDELKKISPEINGLGTFGVNKDDLLIFIATNTDVSKACMEALTELYRSRGINVITRVVEGLTDDSNTAFKKGIADYVDLIIGLFDNGEQWSYDNYFNATSGYRSLIPYTTIVAAVFDSRVFYLYENSPHLLELPPFPINFDFEIMEKHSSFFEKVDNDCVPVEEARKEFGNELFTKIVPQILLEEDGLVYLSNFGKILWGRYTVSNPEIYLSDSAQKVIDKDPVYLEYIKKMLRNEAEAEHQLHEYVGDAQCYKFPAKGVRVFYIRHGEEPLKIATILRNHDEYERYIRTEQHEAGLNYTKTRISI; encoded by the coding sequence ATGGGCAGACAAAGAAGAGTAATAACAAACGTCGGTGGAACGATATGGTTCAACCTTAAGAAAATGTATGCTTCCCCAGACAGTGAACTCAGCAGTTCAGCAATCGTAAGCTATCTCAGAAAGATGAGCGAGGACGAGCTTAAGAAGATCTCTCCAGAAATCAACGGGCTCGGAACCTTCGGCGTAAACAAAGACGATTTGCTAATCTTCATAGCGACCAACACTGATGTATCTAAAGCATGCATGGAAGCTCTCACTGAGTTATACAGATCCAGGGGAATCAACGTCATCACAAGAGTTGTCGAAGGCTTGACCGACGATTCGAATACGGCCTTCAAAAAGGGAATCGCAGATTACGTGGATCTAATTATTGGCCTATTTGATAACGGCGAACAATGGTCATATGACAACTACTTCAATGCCACCTCAGGATACAGATCACTGATTCCGTACACCACAATCGTTGCGGCAGTTTTCGATTCCAGGGTGTTCTACCTTTACGAGAACTCCCCTCACTTGCTGGAGCTTCCTCCCTTCCCGATAAACTTTGACTTCGAGATAATGGAGAAACATTCTTCTTTCTTCGAAAAAGTCGATAACGACTGCGTTCCTGTCGAGGAAGCAAGGAAGGAATTTGGAAATGAGCTTTTCACCAAAATTGTCCCACAAATACTTCTTGAAGAAGATGGGCTTGTCTATCTCTCGAACTTTGGAAAAATTCTCTGGGGGAGATACACTGTCTCGAACCCTGAAATCTACTTAAGCGACTCAGCACAGAAAGTAATCGACAAAGATCCAGTCTATCTGGAATATATCAAAAAGATGCTCAGGAATGAGGCAGAAGCAGAGCATCAGCTTCATGAGTATGTTGGTGATGCCCAGTGCTACAAGTTTCCGGCCAAGGGTGTGAGAGTATTCTATATAAGACACGGGGAAGAGCCCCTCAAAATAGCCACGATACTTAGAAATCACGACGAATACGAAAGGTACATCAGAACAGAGCAACACGAAGCAGGTTTAAACTATACAAAAACAAGAATAAGTATCTGA